In Amyelois transitella isolate CPQ chromosome 27, ilAmyTran1.1, whole genome shotgun sequence, a single genomic region encodes these proteins:
- the LOC106142144 gene encoding uncharacterized protein LOC106142144, producing MMLTIHGLPSVATYHDVRTLLQMECKINDFILDSMVNDKGGTKKVRIGLADEVEGAHVIKCLDGFRCGGNALYVVPVGKNQQPPNVQPAFNPHGAYQGPGPSYAVQDQFAPPQQVGPGPWNAGNQWAPNQPQMGYNYPQQNVPFQQGQSQQQRPLNQRELMLQASRAPVQDSFLGGSVPPASRPALRNIETVDIPKGDQGRYQNYEQPKPITIKKDNFMGPDVGTGSYPQGHGQPSPWQDQGPQRKPGDFRKSNQPYEDDKKYQPKHGILKNPIIDRDRQNTHFSLQRRDSPGRRPSPGRNISPGRRMPDHKIPPNDHRGKMPDHRMPDHGPNDRRMPMNDRMGPNDRRMPSKDDRTGPNDRRMPINDRIGPNDRRIPMNDDRMASNDRRMASGDRRMPINDDRLGPNDRRMPLDDRMGPNDRRMPGNDERMGPKDWKMSSNDRLGPNRTMKDDRIGPMDVPHHGKVSPGRRVSPVRRHSPGHPGRRDGPMGRDISPTRRRISPSDRRLRSPRRKSPNRRMSPESHGRMRYSPNLHSDKPDRLKQVRPAYEPETKASNQPMYSGGFRPKMDEPQVPVVPGATRISPWQSRSQSREKYVVKNEEERRDVISRMSNRSGEQRFSPRASRSPHRRDRSPIRDRYRRNTPSTSPRRSWALEKRRSPEPDAPPPPIWPGQSKDEYSRPSHPEEDAKSPVWANTFVKVKERVPDFEPDPVRVRKDLMHESRDGGSVRREPSPQRFKHGDRRDDRYHREPKFERDDFSHDRRYHEPDIKKLPDREEFIARSERAHQDYKKEESPDRLLPREEVYRKKHEQFEDEFQDIYQRAVDFAKKAQELRKHDRRKEHDERRDDREFFDRHDHRHDQRPRSRDSDEYRKREPNWDIDPRKRLSPNNLAKREKAVDEICKRIFQKYMHQVEHEARKRVEDAVKDEVFNKIYEMFEDDDTSYIELIIKFNSRFGIRSEADMFHKAATKYSVQYKGKKRPAPDPSQIHAKIPRRTPEPDLKPGTKKPTGTINKVTAALPPRYRTVEYQNKTTVRRVPTGDPHIRSREVNGPSPPAPPKITEQSTPRPKPEDHHSYKLNPLMSRMIDVELQDVMTQVWQSLPPPKTDADKLVAKQFRTDAGQTLRNVLGLNVTKRLLNVFNKLTLRIEFSVVPSRVSLRAFLKKYSFVSFKRIQDTQRCFNAQVKSIQDFDKLCNTKDLYCGVSKLFVTPCYKFTQHPDKLETTFTKSIKSIFEEENIDLAEQFDEIESPVKEKAKPITPNAKTVKAHNISQVKTSNNAKSTQSKPNTPQTKPSQAKPANVKTVSKPSNQNEGIQVKPTQVKNTQGNNTQDSKTPVTPTQVKTQVNQQAKTNTTPAQKTAAQAKLAQFNRLAQAKTAQTTQAKSQTTQAKSAQTTQAKSAQTTQAKSAQATNQAKTAQSILQAKANTKTQGKQPNAKSTPTTSQEAKKKSPNKIKKSFEEKGDFEELDDSDILALMSGGIVLDECSGSDEE from the exons ATGATGTTAACAATACACGGGCTGCCATCGGTG GCCACCTACCACGATGTAAGGACGCTACTACAAATGGAATGCAAGATAAACGATTTCATTTTGGACAGTATGGTAAATGATAAGGGAGGCACAAAGAAGGTCAGGATTGGACTGGCAGATGAAGTGGAAGGAGCACACGTGATTAAATGTCTGGACGGCTTCCGGTGTGGTGGGAATGCACTTTATGTAGTGCCCGTTGGGAAAAAT CAACAACCACCAAACGTACAACCAGCTTTCAATCCCCATGGGGCCTACCAGGGTCCGGGCCCTAGCTATGCAGTGCAAGACCAGTTTGCCCCCCCTCAACAAGTGGGCCCGGGGCCATGGAATGCAGGAAACCAGTGGGCCCCAAACCAGCCCCAGATGGGGTATAACTATCCACAACAGAATGTGCCGTTTCAACAGGGCCAG TCCCAGCAGCAAAGACCATTGAACCAACGGGAGCTGATGCTCCAGGCATCGAGGGCTCCAGTACAGGATTCATTCCTTGGAGGCTCTGTTCCT ccGGCATCACGACCAGCGCTTCGTAACATAGAAACAGTGGACATACCCAAAGGTGACCAAGGCCGCTATCAGAACTATGAACAGCCAAAACCG aTAACAATTAAGAAGGACAATTTCATGGGTCCCGATGTGGGTACCGGATCTTATCCCCAGGGACATGGTCAACCATCGCCGTGGCAAGATCAG ggCCCGCAACGCAAACCGGGTGATTTCCGCAAGTCTAACCAACCTTACGAAGATGACAAGAAGTACCAACCAAAACATGGCATCTTGAAAAATCCAATAATCGACCGTGATCGGCAAAACACCCATTTTTCACTTCAAAGACGGGATTCCCCTGGCAGGAGACCATCCCCTGGCAGAAATATTTCCCCTGGTCGCAGGATGCCTGATCATAAAATTCCACCTAACGATCATAGGGGTAAGATGCCTGATCATAGAATGCCTGATCACGGGCCTAATGATCGGAGAATGCCAATGAACGACAGAATGGGCCCAAATGATCGTAGAATGCCGTCAAAGGATGATAGAACGGGCCCGAATGATCGGAGAATGCCAATTAACGACAGAATAGGGCCAAACGACCGTCGTATTCCTATGAATGACGACAGGATGGCCTCAAATGACCGAAGAATGGCTTCAGGTGATCGCAGAATGCCTATAAATGATGATAGATTGGGTCCAAATGATCGTAGGATGCCATTAGACGACAGGATGGGGCCAAATGATCGCAGAATGCCGGGAAATGATGAGAGAATGGGGCCTAAGGATTGGAAAATGTCGTCGAATGATAGATTGGGTCCAAATAGGACGATGAAAGATGATAGAATTGGTCCCATGGATGTACCGCATCACGGCAAAGTTTCCCCTGGAAGACGCGTTTCTCCCGTAAGGCGACATTCCCCTGGGCATCCCGGAAGGAGAGACGGTCCCATGGGAAGGGATATTTCTCCGACAAGACGCAGGATTTCTCCATCAG aTAGACGTTTGCGGTCCCCGCGTCGCAAATCTCCGAACAGGCGGATGTCGCCGGAATCTCACGGCAGGATGAG GTACTCCCCAAATCTGCATTCGGATAAGCCTGATCGCCTGAAGCAAGTCCGACCCGCTTACGAACCAGAGACTAAG GCGTCGAACCAACCTATGTACTCAGGTGGTTTTCGTCCTAAAATGGACGAACCACAAGTCCCCGTCGTGCCAGGGGCCACAAGGATATCGCCCTGGCAGAGCAGAAGCCAGTCAAGGGAGAAATATGTCGTGAAGAATGAAGAGGAGAGAAGGGATGTGATTTCTAGGATGTCGAATCGTTCCGGGGAACAGAGGTTTTCTCCTCGCGCGTCTCGCTCGCCTCACCGCAGAGACAGGTCTCCAATCAGGGACCGTTATAGAAGGAATACGCCATCGACGTCACCAAGGCGATCTTGGGCGCTCGAAAAACGCCGCAGTCCAGAACCTGATGCCCCACCACCGCCGATATGGCCCGGACAGTCCAAAGACGAGTATTCTAGACCGAGCCACCCGGAAGAAGACGCAAAATCACCTGTCTGGGCGAACACCTTCGTCAAAGTCAAAGAGAGAGTACCAGATTTCGAACCAGATCCAGTGAGAGTTCGCAAAGATTTGATGCACGAATCGAGGGACGGAGGGTCAGTCCGGAGGGAACCATCGCCGCAGCGGTTCAAGCATGGCGACAGGAGAGACGACAGATACCACAGGGAACCTAAATTTGAACGGGATGACTTCTCACACGACCGTCGTTACCACGAGCCTGATATAAAGAAGCTTCCAGACAGAGAAGAGTTCATAGCAAGAAGCGAACGTGCCCACCAGGATTATAAGAAAGAAGAATCGCCCGACCGTCTTCTGCCAAGGGAGGAAGTGTACCGCAAAAAGCATGAACAGTTCGAGGACGAGTTTCAAGACATATACCAAAGGGCCGTGGACTTCGCGAAGAAAGCGCAGGAGTTGCGGAAACATGATCGCAGGAAGGAACACGACGAAAGGCGTGACGATAGGGAGTTCTTCGACAGACACGATCATCGCCACGACCAAAGACCAAGGTCACGTGACTCGGACGAGTACAGAAAACGTGAGCCTAACTGGGACATCGATCCTAGAAAGAGGCTGTCTCCCAACAATTTGGCCAAAAGGGAGAAAGCAGTGGATGAGATCTGCAAGCGGATATTCCAGAAGTACATGCACCAAGTCGAGCACGAAGCGAGGAAGAGGGTCGAGGACGCGGTGAAAGATGAAGTGTTCAATAAGATATACGAGATGTTCGAGGATGATGACACTTCTTACATCGAGCTGATCATCAAGTTCAATTCTAGATTCGGCATTCGATCGGAAGCGGACATGTTCCACAAGGCGGCGACGAAGTACTCCGTTCAATATAAAGGGAAGAAAAGACCGGCGCCAG ATCCATCTCAAATACATGCGAAGATACCTCGGCGAACTCCAGAACCTGACTTGAAGCCAG GTACTAAAAAGCCGACCGGAACAATCA ACAAAGTCACCGCGGCTCTACCTCCGAGATATCGCACTGTGGAATACCAAAACAAG acCACTGTGCGCCGGGTTCCTACAGGGGACCCTCATATAAGGTCAAGAGAGGTCAACGGGCCGTCTCCACCAG CGCCACCGAAGATAACTGAACAGTCTACCCCTCGGCCGAAGCCGGAAGACCACCACAGCTATAAGCTCAACCCGCTCATGTCTCGAATGATCGATGTGGAACTTCAAGATGTTATGACGCAG GTATGGCAATCGTTGCCTCCTCCCAAAACTGACGCGGACAAGCTCGTCGCCAAGCAGTTCCGCACGGACGCCGGACAGACCCTCAGAAAT GTGTTAGGCCTTAACGTGACGAAGAGGCTACTGAACGTGTTCAACAAGTTGACACTGAGA ATCGAATTCAGCGTAGTCCCGTCTCGCGTGAGCCTCCGTGCGTTCCTAAAGAAGTATAGCTTCGTGTCTTTCAAAAGGATCCAAGACACTCAAAGATGTTTCAATGCGCAAGTGAAATCTATACAGGACTTCGATAAACTGTGCAATACGAAGGACCTTTATTGCG gtgtATCAAAACTGTTCGTTACGCCATGCTACAAATTCACCCAACATCCAGACAAACTTGAAACTACTTTCACTAAATCCATAAAGAGTATTtttgaagaagaaaatatagatCTAGCTGAacaatttgatgaaattgaatcTCCTGTAAAAGAGAAAGCAAAACCTATTACACCAAATGCTAAAACTGTGAAAGCCCATAATATAAGCCAAGTGAAAACTTCAAATAATGCTaaatctacgcaatcaaagcCTAATACACCGCAAACTAAGCCTAGTCAGGCTAAACCTGCTAATGTTAAAACTGTATCTAAACCTAGCAATCAAAATGAAGGAATACAAGTAAAACCTACACAAGTTAAAAATACTCAGGGTAATAATACACAAGATTCCAAAACGCCCGTTACGCCTACACAGGTTAAAACACAAGTAAATCAACAGGCAAAAACTAATACAACACCAGCTCAAAAAACGGCAGCACAAGCGAAACTTGCCCAATTTAATAGGCTTGCCCAGGCAAAAACTGCCCAAACTACCCAAGCAAAATCTCAAACTACTCAAGCAAAATCTGCTCAAACTACCCAAGCAAAATCTGCTCAAACTACCCAAGCAAAATCTGCCCAAGCTACTAACCAAGCAAAAACTGCCCAATCTATTCTCCAAGCTAAGGCAAATACTAAAACTCAGGGCAAACAACCTAATGCAAAATCCACACCAACCACATCACAAGAGGCAAAAAAGAAATCGcccaataaaattaagaagtcTTTTGAGGAAAAAGGTGACTTCGAAGAATTGGACGATAGTGATATATTGGCTTTGATGTCTGGCGGCATTGTGTTGGACGAATGCAGCGGCTCTGATGAAGAATGA